Proteins encoded within one genomic window of Rossellomorea vietnamensis:
- a CDS encoding nucleotidyltransferase-like protein produces the protein MEDILRPIYQERTSHPNTLGALLIEQSKKSSPLTDTFDIVLFLIVKEAEEPVFIKHYSYKEQKAALHIVTEAKLNEWILLGSNRKVIDWLFNGKVLFDRNEFIQNLKTELRDFPFYGRKIKMGMEFAKLIRRYMDGKEFFESKHYLDAYNHIVHSLHHLARLAVIENGFHPEVTVWNQVKQIEPEIYKLYEELVTSDEEIDKRLELLFLASEFLIHSRTKVSTEHLLDILGQKEHWTFQDLLNHSEARQYSVDLSMLIEYLTDKGFVEIVDVETKGQGIYHRYYRAAK, from the coding sequence ATGGAAGACATTTTACGACCGATATACCAAGAGCGTACAAGTCACCCCAATACTTTAGGAGCGCTTCTAATAGAACAAAGCAAGAAATCAAGTCCCTTGACCGATACCTTTGATATTGTCCTGTTCCTTATTGTGAAGGAAGCGGAAGAGCCTGTGTTCATCAAGCATTATTCTTATAAAGAACAAAAGGCAGCGTTACATATCGTGACAGAAGCCAAGCTGAACGAGTGGATCTTACTCGGATCCAACCGGAAAGTGATCGATTGGCTGTTCAATGGAAAAGTCCTGTTTGACCGCAATGAGTTTATCCAGAATCTTAAGACCGAGTTACGAGACTTCCCTTTCTATGGCAGAAAGATCAAAATGGGCATGGAATTTGCCAAATTGATCCGCCGATATATGGACGGTAAAGAATTCTTTGAAAGCAAGCATTATTTGGATGCTTACAATCACATCGTCCACTCATTGCATCATTTAGCGAGACTGGCGGTCATTGAAAACGGGTTCCATCCTGAGGTAACCGTATGGAACCAGGTCAAGCAAATAGAACCTGAGATTTATAAGCTATATGAAGAGCTCGTTACCAGTGATGAAGAAATTGATAAACGGCTGGAGCTATTGTTTCTGGCAAGTGAGTTTCTCATCCACTCAAGAACGAAGGTTTCGACTGAGCATCTGTTGGATATCCTTGGCCAAAAGGAACACTGGACGTTCCAGGATCTTCTTAATCATTCAGAAGCAAGACAGTACTCCGTTGATTTAAGCATGCTCATCGAATATTTAACGGATAAAGGATTTGTTGAAATCGTCGACGTAGAGACGAAAGGACAGGGTATTTATCATCGCTATTATCGGGCTGCGAAATAA
- a CDS encoding YgzB family protein — MAKKYSSKINKIRTFALSLVFIGFIIMYVGIYFREHPWVMTTFMLLGFLGIIGSTVVYFWIGMLSTKAVQVTCPNCGKVTKVLGRVDMCMYCNEPLTLDPNLEGEEFDEDYNKRKR, encoded by the coding sequence ATGGCTAAGAAATATTCAAGTAAGATCAATAAAATCCGTACGTTTGCCTTAAGTTTAGTTTTCATCGGATTTATCATTATGTACGTCGGTATATATTTTAGAGAACATCCGTGGGTTATGACAACATTCATGCTACTGGGTTTTCTGGGAATCATCGGAAGTACGGTTGTCTACTTCTGGATCGGGATGCTGTCCACGAAGGCCGTACAGGTGACATGCCCCAATTGCGGTAAGGTCACCAAGGTCCTTGGGCGTGTAGATATGTGCATGTATTGTAACGAGCCCCTGACTCTTGACCCGAACCTTGAAGGGGAAGAATTCGATGAGGACTATAATAAAAGGAAAAGATAA
- a CDS encoding IS3 family transposase, with the protein MGKCVPKKVESFSGESECLPRKAQAKLAFELKEEGFRLKDIFQVVGIPEATYHYHVKGFDKEDSNAELKELITSLFKKFHERYGYKRITKELKKLGHHINHKKVYRIMRDIGLKCVKFMRKSRKYNSYKGNVGKVAKNRLSRRFNTHVPLQKLVTDITEFKCLNEEKLYLNPILDLYNGEIIAYGIRKRPTLDLVTEPLHETIEIIRDHAIYRTTIHSDQGWHYQHNQWVKTLKKNNVFQSMSRKATCADNAVMENFFGVLKQEMYYGEKLVTFEDLRSRIEEYIHWYNHERSKEKLDGLSPVEYRTQSIQSAA; encoded by the coding sequence ATTGGAAAATGCGTACCTAAAAAAGTTGAGAGCTTTTCGGGAGAATCCGAATGCCTTCCGCGAAAAGCACAAGCCAAGCTCGCATTCGAACTTAAAGAAGAAGGATTCCGATTAAAAGATATTTTTCAAGTAGTGGGGATTCCCGAAGCAACCTACCACTATCATGTGAAGGGTTTTGACAAAGAGGATTCAAATGCAGAATTAAAAGAACTCATTACTTCCCTATTTAAAAAATTTCATGAACGTTATGGGTATAAACGGATTACGAAGGAATTAAAGAAATTAGGTCATCATATCAATCATAAAAAAGTATATCGTATTATGCGAGACATCGGATTGAAATGTGTAAAATTCATGCGGAAATCCCGTAAATACAATTCGTATAAGGGGAACGTTGGAAAGGTGGCAAAGAACCGATTATCACGCCGGTTTAACACGCATGTCCCTCTACAAAAATTAGTAACTGACATTACAGAATTTAAATGTCTAAACGAAGAGAAGTTATATTTAAATCCCATTCTTGACCTCTATAACGGAGAAATCATCGCGTACGGAATCAGGAAACGTCCCACGTTAGATCTAGTCACGGAACCTTTACATGAAACGATAGAAATAATAAGAGATCACGCAATCTATCGAACCACCATCCATTCTGATCAAGGCTGGCATTACCAGCACAATCAATGGGTGAAGACATTAAAGAAGAATAATGTATTCCAAAGCATGTCACGGAAAGCTACATGCGCAGACAACGCTGTAATGGAAAACTTTTTTGGTGTTTTGAAGCAGGAAATGTATTATGGAGAAAAATTAGTTACCTTTGAGGATTTGAGAAGCCGGATTGAAGAATATATCCACTGGTACAATCATGAACGTTCAAAAGAAAAATTGGATGGACTTAGTCCAGTCGAATACCGAACTCAGTCCATCCAATCAGCTGCATAA
- a CDS encoding transposase, with amino-acid sequence MAKYSEEFKLKLVTEYLDGHLGYKSLAKKYNLPSKTPLLDWVRAYKTQGIEGIKRREINKAYSVQFKLDTILFMLETGASYQETAEQFKLNNPSLIHSWTKIFNEQGVDGLKPKLKGRPSMSKKPNKSEKKEEKKVTREEELERENELLRLENAYLKKLRAFRENPNAFREKHKPSSHSNLKKKDSD; translated from the coding sequence ATGGCTAAATATAGTGAAGAATTTAAACTAAAACTTGTCACCGAGTATCTGGATGGCCATCTTGGATATAAATCATTGGCGAAAAAATATAACCTACCTTCTAAGACACCACTACTAGATTGGGTAAGAGCTTATAAAACACAAGGAATAGAAGGTATAAAGCGAAGAGAAATAAACAAAGCGTACTCTGTTCAATTTAAATTAGATACGATACTATTTATGTTAGAGACAGGCGCTTCTTATCAGGAAACTGCGGAACAATTTAAGCTGAACAATCCTTCATTAATTCATTCTTGGACGAAAATATTTAATGAACAAGGAGTAGATGGCCTGAAACCTAAATTAAAGGGGAGACCTTCTATGTCTAAGAAACCTAATAAATCGGAGAAGAAGGAAGAGAAAAAGGTAACACGCGAAGAGGAATTAGAACGCGAGAATGAATTACTGCGATTGGAAAATGCGTACCTAAAAAAGTTGAGAGCTTTTCGGGAGAATCCGAATGCCTTCCGCGAAAAGCACAAGCCAAGCTCGCATTCGAACTTAAAGAAGAAGGATTCCGATTAA
- the perR gene encoding peroxide-responsive transcriptional repressor PerR: MSEEGQLKEAISTLKETGVRITPQRHAILEYLIDSMAHPTADDIYKALEGKFPNMSVATVYNNLRVFREVGLVKELTYGDASSRFDFVTTDHYHVICDGCGKIVDFHYPGLDEVEQLASHVTGFKVNNHRMEIYGTCSDCSVKETH; this comes from the coding sequence ATGTCTGAAGAAGGACAATTGAAAGAAGCGATTTCGACATTGAAGGAAACGGGAGTCCGTATCACTCCTCAACGTCATGCGATATTAGAGTATCTCATTGATTCAATGGCCCATCCAACTGCCGATGACATATATAAAGCGCTCGAAGGGAAATTCCCTAACATGAGTGTGGCGACCGTTTATAATAATTTGCGTGTATTCCGTGAAGTAGGGTTGGTGAAAGAACTGACATACGGGGATGCCTCCAGTCGCTTTGACTTTGTGACGACCGATCATTATCATGTCATTTGCGATGGCTGCGGAAAAATCGTAGACTTTCATTACCCTGGACTTGATGAAGTGGAACAACTGGCTTCCCATGTCACGGGATTCAAGGTGAACAACCATCGTATGGAAATTTACGGCACGTGCTCTGACTGTTCTGTTAAGGAGACACATTAG
- a CDS encoding cob(I)yrinic acid a,c-diamide adenosyltransferase yields MKIYTKSGDKGTTSLVYGTRVSKKDQRVEAYGTCDEANSMIGLGLSYIKAEYFDGKEEFEEFLHKVQTILFHVGAELATPSGKEVKWKLDETHIKELEDQIDRMDGSLTPLRNFILPGGQPAGAALHTARTIVRRAEREAVGIDENINPLVLSYLNRLSDYLFVAGRYINQQLGEQEKNLHE; encoded by the coding sequence ATGAAAATTTATACGAAATCTGGAGACAAAGGGACGACTTCCCTGGTATATGGAACCCGCGTATCGAAAAAGGATCAACGTGTGGAGGCCTACGGAACCTGCGATGAAGCGAACTCCATGATAGGTCTTGGTCTAAGTTATATCAAGGCTGAATACTTTGATGGTAAAGAAGAGTTCGAAGAGTTTCTTCACAAGGTGCAAACGATCCTTTTCCATGTCGGGGCAGAACTTGCTACTCCCTCTGGAAAAGAAGTGAAATGGAAGCTTGATGAAACACATATCAAGGAATTGGAAGATCAAATCGATAGGATGGACGGATCTCTCACACCTCTACGAAACTTCATCCTTCCCGGTGGTCAACCGGCCGGTGCCGCCCTGCATACAGCAAGAACGATTGTCAGGAGAGCTGAAAGAGAAGCTGTAGGAATTGATGAAAACATCAATCCATTAGTCCTTTCGTATCTGAACCGGCTTTCTGACTACCTCTTCGTAGCAGGCAGATACATCAACCAGCAGCTTGGTGAGCAGGAGAAAAACCTCCACGAGTAG
- a CDS encoding D-2-hydroxyacid dehydrogenase, producing the protein MKIIFTFQPKEEFVSDLTNSFPGVEFLFYKKINQAESELPDAEVIVTMGEDLTSDHIERSKKCKWIMVTSAGLEKMPFEAIKRRGILVTNARGIHKIPMAEFTIGLMLQHAKQLQSVWEQEKDAVWSRRLPTTELHEASLLILGAGAIGGEIARLANAFQMNVSGVNSTGSPGENFDSMFTLETFRGQLPKADYIVSVLPSTSQTKGILDIDHFEQMKDSAVFINIGRGDLVEESVLLEVMEKKLIQHMYLDVFDQEPLAEHHPFWKTEGITVTPHLSSITKKYMPRALEIFKKNLSTYSNKRDNFINVIDAERGY; encoded by the coding sequence ATGAAAATCATCTTTACATTTCAACCGAAAGAAGAATTCGTTTCAGATTTAACGAATAGCTTCCCCGGGGTTGAGTTCCTTTTTTACAAAAAAATCAACCAAGCGGAAAGTGAGCTTCCCGATGCGGAAGTGATCGTCACGATGGGGGAAGATTTAACGAGTGATCATATTGAAAGAAGCAAGAAATGCAAATGGATCATGGTCACGTCGGCGGGACTCGAAAAAATGCCGTTTGAAGCAATAAAAAGAAGGGGGATCCTCGTCACCAATGCAAGGGGAATCCACAAAATCCCCATGGCGGAGTTCACGATCGGCTTGATGCTTCAGCATGCGAAACAGCTTCAGTCAGTTTGGGAGCAGGAAAAAGATGCCGTGTGGAGCAGAAGGTTACCTACCACTGAACTTCATGAAGCGTCTCTCCTTATTCTTGGAGCAGGGGCCATAGGTGGGGAAATTGCCCGACTGGCAAATGCATTTCAAATGAACGTAAGTGGAGTGAATTCTACCGGATCACCCGGGGAGAATTTTGACAGCATGTTCACCTTGGAGACATTCAGGGGTCAGCTCCCGAAAGCCGATTACATTGTTTCGGTGCTTCCGAGTACGAGTCAAACCAAAGGAATATTGGACATTGATCATTTTGAACAGATGAAGGATTCTGCTGTATTCATCAATATTGGCCGGGGTGACCTTGTTGAAGAATCCGTCCTTCTTGAAGTAATGGAAAAGAAGTTGATTCAACATATGTATCTGGATGTATTTGATCAAGAGCCGTTAGCTGAACATCATCCTTTTTGGAAAACGGAAGGCATCACAGTGACGCCCCACCTTTCAAGCATTACAAAAAAGTACATGCCAAGGGCACTTGAAATCTTTAAAAAGAATTTATCTACATATAGTAATAAGAGGGATAACTTTATTAACGTGATTGATGCAGAGAGGGGTTATTAA
- the bcp gene encoding thioredoxin-dependent thiol peroxidase, protein MTVGQKAPEFELLASNGEKVKLSDYKGKNVVLYFYPKDMTPGCTTQACDFRDQHENFEELDAVILGVSPDPVDKHEKFVDKHGLPFLLLVDEDHKVAEEYGVWKLKKNFGKEYMGIERSTFIIDKEGNLSKEWRKVKVKGHVEEALQYIQENLS, encoded by the coding sequence ATGACAGTTGGTCAAAAAGCACCTGAATTCGAATTACTGGCAAGCAATGGAGAAAAGGTAAAGCTATCCGATTACAAAGGAAAAAACGTGGTCCTTTATTTCTATCCGAAGGACATGACACCAGGGTGTACAACCCAAGCGTGTGATTTCAGGGATCAGCATGAGAACTTTGAAGAGCTTGATGCCGTCATCCTTGGGGTGAGCCCGGATCCCGTCGATAAACATGAGAAATTCGTGGACAAGCATGGACTCCCGTTCCTTCTGCTGGTAGATGAAGATCATAAAGTGGCAGAGGAATACGGCGTATGGAAGCTGAAGAAAAACTTCGGGAAAGAATACATGGGGATCGAGCGTTCCACCTTCATCATTGATAAAGAAGGGAACCTGTCGAAGGAATGGCGGAAGGTGAAAGTGAAGGGGCATGTCGAAGAGGCTCTTCAATATATTCAAGAAAACCTTTCCTAA
- a CDS encoding ion channel translates to MLYIIGFFILFCMVMSLRALFYPSRWKEHHVSLHHFLFLGMCYITIMIGFGLLFMLLEIEGIQILVEAGRPLSGDFLDHFFTTMYFSGITLFSVGYGDVTPVGIGRGIALIESWLGYTIPAAFVVKSFLHYENK, encoded by the coding sequence ATGCTTTATATCATTGGATTTTTCATTCTTTTTTGCATGGTCATGAGTCTGCGGGCATTATTTTATCCTTCACGATGGAAAGAACACCATGTTTCCCTTCATCATTTTCTCTTTTTGGGAATGTGCTATATCACGATCATGATCGGGTTCGGATTATTATTCATGCTCCTTGAGATCGAGGGCATCCAAATTCTTGTCGAGGCGGGGAGACCGCTTTCCGGAGACTTCCTCGATCATTTTTTCACGACAATGTATTTCAGCGGCATCACCCTCTTCTCGGTTGGCTATGGAGATGTAACCCCTGTGGGGATCGGGAGAGGGATCGCCCTTATCGAGTCCTGGCTAGGCTATACGATACCGGCAGCCTTTGTCGTGAAGTCGTTTTTACACTATGAGAACAAGTAG
- a CDS encoding ABC transporter permease encodes MFYVKMFFQYVAQYMKIRLQYRADLIVEIVSDLLFQAVNLVFILVVFGHTQLLSGWTRDEIIFIYGFFLVPFALFSSFFNIWDFNDRYVVKGEFDRILTRPIHSLFQVILERMELESLFGVITGMAVMYYAGGRLDINFEWYEPVLFIVFVLGGALVYAGIFIALASIAFWSDAKTSIMPMMYNIGNYGRYPVDIYNSVIRFVLTWILPFAFVGVYPSAFFLEKTEWYPYSFLTPFVGIGFFIFSIVLWNEGVKRYRGAGN; translated from the coding sequence ATGTTTTATGTGAAGATGTTTTTTCAATATGTCGCCCAATACATGAAGATCAGGCTGCAGTACCGGGCGGATCTGATTGTCGAGATAGTATCCGATTTACTATTTCAAGCTGTCAATCTTGTATTCATCCTTGTTGTTTTCGGTCACACGCAGCTGTTGAGCGGATGGACAAGGGATGAAATAATATTCATCTATGGATTTTTCCTTGTACCGTTCGCCCTGTTCAGTTCCTTCTTCAATATCTGGGACTTTAACGACCGGTATGTAGTGAAGGGTGAGTTCGACCGGATCCTGACGAGACCCATCCACAGTTTATTTCAAGTGATATTGGAGCGGATGGAGCTGGAGTCCCTTTTTGGCGTCATCACGGGAATGGCCGTCATGTACTACGCAGGTGGGAGGCTTGATATCAACTTCGAATGGTATGAGCCGGTTCTATTCATCGTATTTGTCCTGGGGGGAGCCCTCGTCTATGCAGGGATCTTCATTGCTCTTGCAAGCATTGCGTTCTGGTCGGATGCGAAAACGTCCATCATGCCGATGATGTACAATATCGGAAATTATGGAAGATATCCCGTCGATATTTACAATAGCGTCATCCGGTTTGTACTGACCTGGATCCTTCCTTTTGCGTTCGTTGGCGTATATCCTTCCGCCTTTTTCCTTGAAAAGACGGAATGGTATCCGTATTCGTTCCTGACTCCATTTGTCGGAATCGGTTTTTTCATTTTTTCCATCGTCCTTTGGAATGAAGGTGTGAAACGGTACAGGGGAGCAGGTAACTAG
- a CDS encoding ABC transporter permease translates to MAKYIEMIRIRFLMMLAYRTNYYSGILIYSINIGAYYFLWQAIYGGKQDIEGLSIIQMTTYVAVSWMARAFYFNNIDREIAQEIKEGKVAVEFIRPYNYLGMKTMQGLGEGVFRLVFFSFPGMFIVSLIFPLQIGTGFDTIGLFAISILFSFIINTQINLLTGITTFFLFNNDGLIRAKRVVIDLFSGLLLPIHFFPLWAQNVMEYLPFQSISYVPSMIFTNGFTTSEAFNAIMMQGLWSLLLLIPIKVLWVMAKKQMIIQGG, encoded by the coding sequence ATGGCTAAGTATATCGAAATGATTCGCATCCGATTTCTGATGATGCTTGCCTACCGCACGAATTATTATAGTGGAATCTTGATTTACAGTATCAATATCGGTGCGTACTATTTCCTGTGGCAGGCCATTTATGGTGGAAAGCAGGATATTGAAGGATTATCAATCATTCAGATGACGACCTATGTGGCCGTATCGTGGATGGCCAGGGCATTTTATTTTAATAATATTGATCGTGAAATTGCGCAGGAAATCAAAGAGGGGAAAGTGGCCGTTGAATTCATCAGGCCTTATAACTATCTCGGCATGAAGACGATGCAGGGGCTGGGTGAGGGAGTCTTCCGTTTGGTGTTTTTCTCATTCCCCGGGATGTTCATCGTAAGCCTGATTTTCCCGCTCCAAATCGGGACAGGCTTTGACACGATCGGATTATTCGCCATTTCGATCCTTTTCAGTTTCATCATCAATACCCAAATCAATTTGCTGACAGGGATCACAACCTTTTTCTTATTTAATAACGACGGTCTCATCAGGGCCAAACGGGTCGTCATCGATTTATTCTCGGGACTCCTTCTTCCGATTCACTTTTTCCCCCTGTGGGCCCAAAACGTGATGGAGTATCTGCCCTTTCAAAGCATCAGTTATGTCCCGAGCATGATTTTCACCAATGGCTTTACCACGTCGGAAGCCTTCAATGCAATCATGATGCAGGGTCTTTGGTCGCTGCTACTCCTTATACCGATTAAAGTGCTTTGGGTCATGGCAAAAAAACAAATGATCATACAGGGAGGGTGA
- a CDS encoding ABC transporter ATP-binding protein codes for MNAIEVNHLRKEFKAFSSRSGLKGAFRDLFTRNYKVVPAVNDISFNVKQGEMVGYIGENGAGKSTTIKMLTGILTPTGGELTVNGMNPHRDREKFVQTIGVVFGQRSQLWWDIAVQESFQLLKKVYKVPDQQYKEHMDHVIETLDIAPLLDKPVRKLSLGQRMRCELAAALVHNPPLLFLDEPTIGLDVLVKLKIRQFLKEINEKYNTTILLTTHDLSDIEALCERVVMLDEGKIIYDGELSRLKENWGDQKEVVFQFLDEISLSALSDLTKNENISWSFDEKKQSYAAITEADEEVISQLITDVVANFKVKDMKIEETTTEEIIRNIYEKGAVTS; via the coding sequence ATGAACGCAATTGAAGTGAATCATTTGCGTAAAGAATTCAAGGCTTTTTCCAGTCGATCAGGGCTGAAGGGTGCCTTCAGGGATTTATTTACGCGTAATTATAAAGTCGTTCCGGCGGTGAACGATATTTCATTTAATGTGAAGCAGGGGGAGATGGTCGGTTATATTGGTGAAAATGGGGCCGGGAAGTCGACCACCATCAAAATGCTGACGGGTATCCTGACTCCGACCGGGGGAGAGTTAACCGTCAATGGGATGAATCCCCATCGGGACCGGGAGAAGTTCGTACAGACGATCGGTGTCGTATTCGGCCAGCGTTCCCAGCTTTGGTGGGATATTGCCGTGCAGGAGTCCTTTCAACTGCTGAAAAAGGTGTATAAAGTGCCGGATCAACAATACAAGGAGCATATGGATCATGTGATTGAAACCCTGGATATCGCTCCGCTCCTGGACAAACCTGTCCGTAAGTTATCCCTGGGACAGCGGATGAGGTGTGAACTCGCCGCCGCACTTGTCCATAATCCACCACTGCTCTTCCTGGATGAACCGACAATCGGATTGGATGTACTCGTAAAGTTGAAAATCCGTCAGTTCTTAAAGGAAATCAATGAGAAATACAATACAACCATTTTACTTACGACCCACGATTTATCCGATATCGAAGCGTTGTGTGAACGGGTCGTGATGCTCGATGAAGGGAAGATCATTTACGATGGTGAACTGAGTCGGCTGAAAGAAAACTGGGGAGATCAGAAAGAAGTCGTCTTTCAATTTCTGGATGAAATCTCTCTGTCTGCTTTATCGGATCTTACTAAAAATGAGAACATTTCCTGGAGTTTTGATGAGAAAAAGCAATCCTATGCTGCGATAACGGAAGCCGATGAAGAAGTCATCTCACAGCTCATTACAGATGTCGTGGCAAACTTCAAAGTGAAAGATATGAAGATAGAAGAAACGACTACTGAGGAAATCATCCGAAACATCTATGAAAAAGGGGCTGTGACAAGTTGA
- a CDS encoding glutamate-1-semialdehyde 2,1-aminomutase, translating into MKFTESETLHTEALEHIVGGVNSPSRSYKAVGGGSPVAMERGKGAYFWDVDGNKYIDYLAAYGPIITGHAHPHITEAITRAAENGVLYGTPTRHEVKFAKMIKEAMPYMDKVRFVNSGTEAVMTTIRVARAYTGKDKVIKFAGCYHGHSDLVLVAAGSGPSTLGTPDSAGVPKSIAQEVITVPFNDIEPFKEAMEKWGDQIAAVLVEPIVGNFGIVEPKEGFLEQVNEIAHASHSLVIYDEVITAFRFTYGGAQDMLKVKPDLTALGKIIGGGLPIGAYGGKKEIMEQVAPLGPAYQAGTMAGNPASILSGIACLEVLKEDGVYEKLDQLGDMLEKGILAAAEKHNTPISINRLKGALTLYFTTEKVENYEQAEATDGEMFAKFFKLMLNQGINLAPSKYEAWFLTTAHTEEDIKVTLEAVDRAFAQL; encoded by the coding sequence ATGAAATTCACTGAATCAGAAACTTTACATACAGAAGCATTGGAGCATATAGTCGGAGGCGTGAACAGCCCATCCCGATCCTATAAAGCAGTCGGCGGCGGATCACCTGTTGCCATGGAAAGAGGAAAAGGCGCATATTTCTGGGACGTGGACGGGAACAAATATATCGATTATCTGGCTGCATACGGTCCCATCATCACGGGACATGCCCACCCTCATATCACCGAAGCGATCACAAGAGCGGCGGAAAACGGTGTCCTTTATGGAACTCCTACCCGCCACGAAGTGAAATTTGCGAAAATGATCAAAGAAGCCATGCCTTACATGGACAAAGTCCGCTTCGTCAATTCAGGTACCGAAGCCGTGATGACCACGATCCGTGTGGCAAGAGCCTATACAGGGAAAGACAAGGTCATCAAGTTCGCGGGCTGTTACCACGGCCACTCTGATCTGGTACTGGTTGCAGCCGGTTCCGGTCCGTCAACGCTCGGAACGCCGGATTCTGCAGGGGTTCCGAAAAGCATCGCCCAGGAAGTCATCACTGTTCCATTCAATGACATCGAGCCGTTTAAAGAAGCGATGGAAAAATGGGGAGATCAAATCGCTGCTGTCCTTGTGGAACCGATCGTCGGAAACTTCGGGATCGTGGAACCGAAGGAAGGCTTCCTCGAGCAGGTAAATGAAATCGCCCATGCTTCCCATTCCCTTGTCATCTATGATGAAGTCATCACAGCATTCCGCTTTACTTACGGCGGTGCCCAGGACATGCTGAAGGTAAAACCTGACTTGACTGCACTCGGAAAAATCATCGGCGGAGGACTTCCGATCGGAGCGTACGGCGGGAAGAAAGAAATCATGGAACAGGTGGCACCACTCGGACCTGCCTACCAGGCTGGAACGATGGCCGGAAACCCAGCCTCCATCCTTTCAGGGATTGCCTGTCTGGAAGTATTAAAAGAAGACGGCGTGTACGAGAAATTAGATCAACTTGGGGATATGCTTGAAAAAGGGATTTTAGCTGCGGCAGAAAAGCATAACACCCCCATCTCTATCAACAGGCTGAAGGGAGCCCTCACTCTCTATTTCACAACGGAAAAAGTGGAGAACTATGAACAGGCTGAAGCAACCGATGGAGAAATGTTTGCGAAGTTCTTCAAACTTATGCTTAATCAGGGCATCAATCTTGCTCCATCTAAATATGAAGCTTGGTTCCTGACGACGGCTCATACCGAAGAGGATATCAAGGTAACACTCGAAGCTGTAGACCGTGCCTTTGCACAGCTGTAA
- a CDS encoding FUSC family protein: MKLGARILKTGIAIVLALLVSQLLGIPSPVFAGIAAVFAVQPTIYRSYLSIIEQIQGNLIGAGIAVIFVLLFGSNPLIVGLAAVIAIAIILKLKLQNTIGLALVTMIAIMEVTDQDFIQFAFIRFSTIMIGVFSSFLVNLVFLPPKYETKLYHKVSDSTEEILKWIRLSMRHATEFHLLKKDLERIKEKLIKVDQLYLLYKEERDYFKKNSIVKSRKLVIFRQMISSTNRSFEILKRLNRYENEIYQLPDELRVVIKNQLDCLLTYHEQLLLKFLGKMHPHAESEAQQDVCLHRKELMRIMLEEVNHHTKDDNIHNFHLLHIFSAIFEYDEHLEHLEKLITSFQSYHKEDNEVMIGEEEE, from the coding sequence ATGAAACTTGGTGCTCGCATCCTTAAAACGGGAATTGCGATTGTATTAGCATTACTTGTATCCCAGCTGCTAGGCATACCTTCTCCGGTGTTTGCTGGAATCGCGGCGGTCTTTGCCGTCCAGCCCACCATTTATCGTTCTTATCTATCCATCATCGAACAAATTCAGGGTAACCTGATCGGGGCCGGGATTGCTGTCATATTTGTACTATTATTCGGAAGCAATCCATTGATTGTGGGTCTCGCTGCTGTTATCGCCATTGCTATCATTCTAAAATTAAAGCTGCAGAACACAATCGGCCTTGCTCTGGTGACGATGATTGCGATCATGGAAGTGACGGATCAGGACTTCATCCAGTTTGCCTTCATCCGTTTCTCCACCATCATGATCGGGGTCTTTTCATCATTCCTGGTGAATCTTGTCTTCCTGCCGCCAAAATATGAAACCAAGCTTTATCATAAAGTATCCGATTCAACGGAGGAAATCCTGAAGTGGATCAGGTTAAGTATGAGACATGCAACGGAGTTCCACCTTTTGAAAAAGGATCTGGAACGCATTAAAGAAAAGTTGATAAAGGTCGACCAACTGTATCTTCTATATAAAGAGGAACGGGATTATTTCAAGAAAAATTCGATTGTCAAAAGCCGGAAGCTCGTGATCTTCAGACAAATGATATCTTCAACCAATCGGAGTTTTGAAATATTGAAGCGCCTCAACCGCTATGAAAACGAAATCTATCAATTGCCCGACGAATTGCGGGTCGTCATTAAAAATCAACTCGATTGTTTACTGACCTATCATGAACAACTGCTATTGAAGTTCCTTGGCAAGATGCATCCCCATGCAGAATCGGAAGCCCAGCAGGATGTATGCCTGCACCGGAAAGAATTGATGAGGATCATGCTTGAAGAGGTCAATCATCATACAAAGGATGATAACATCCATAATTTCCATCTGCTTCATATTTTCTCTGCCATTTTTGAATACGATGAACATCTGGAGCATTTGGAAAAACTGATTACAAGTTTTCAGTCGTATCATAAAGAGGATAACGAGGTAATGATCGGGGAAGAAGAAGAATAA